The window CGGGACGAGGTCACGGCGACCGCGCAACGGGTCGAGCGCGAGGCCCGGAACCTCGCCTGGCGCGAGGTCATGTTCCGCGGCGCGCAAGGGTCGGGCGCCAAGCTCGCCTTTCCCGAATGGCGCACCGCGGACACGCTCCGGATCATCGGTCCCGGATTCTGCGTGACGCTCGCCTGGACGGGCGACGCGCCGACCCGCTTCTGCGGCGGCCTGTCCGAAGTCGGCGAGGCGCCCCGCTGGTTCGAAGCCCTGAACGGCGCGCTGTTCGGCGCGGTCGAGCCGGCGACGCGCAAGGTCGCGAGCGGCCGCCACGAGGTCGGGACCGTTGAAGCGGAGGCGGAGCCGGGAACGGTGGCCTGGCGGGCCTGGCGGCAGGTCAGCGTCGTGATCGGCGTCGCGGGCGCGATGGCGATCGCGATCGCGCTGCTCGCCACGCTCGCGATCGGCCACGCGCTGCGTCCGGTCGAGACCATCGTGCGGGGGCTGAATCGGCTGGAGGGCGGCGACCATTCGGTGCGGCTGCCGCACTTCGCCGCCCGCGAGTTCGCCCATGTCGCCCGGGCGTTCAACGACCTGACGGAGCGCCTCGCCCGCACCACCGAGGCGCGCGCGGCCGTGACCCGGCGGCTGTTCAACGTGCAGGAGGAGGAGCGCCTCGCCCTGGCGCGCGATCTCCACGACGAGTTCGGCCAGTGCCTCACCGGCGCCCGCGCGCTCGCCGCCGCGATCGCCTCCGCGAGCGCCAGGGACCGGCCCGACATCGCCGAGAGCGCCCGCGAGATCGCGGGCCTCAGCGAAGGCATGGCCGCCACGCTGAAGAACGCGCTCGCCCGGCTGCGGCCGCCGGAGCTCGACGACGTCGGGCTGGAGCACAGCCTCGCGCATCTGGTGGCGAGCTGGAACGCGCGCGTCGCGATCGCGGCGCAGCGCCCGGTGTTCCGGCTCGAACTCGCGGGCGACGTCGACGGCGCGCCGGAGCAGGCGGCGCTGACGGTCTACCGCATCGCGCAGGAAGGGCTGACCAACGCCGCGAAGCACGGCCGGCCGCAGGAGGTGCGCCTGCGCGTCGAACGCTCGGCGGAGCCGACCGACGCCGTCGCGGTGACGGTCGAGGACGACGGCGGCGGCTCGGCCCAGGATCTCGGCGCCGGCCGCGGACACGGCCTCGTCGGCATCCGCGAGCGCGTCGACGCCCTCGGCGGCCGGTTCGACGCGGACGCCACCGGGCGCGGCGTCCGGATCTCGGCGGTGATCCCGCTCGCGCGCGCCGGCGAGCTGCGCGGCCCGACGATCGAGCACAAGGCGGCCTGAGGCGATGAGCGACCTTACGATCCTTCTGGTCGACGACCACCCGGTCGTGCGCGCCGGCTACCGCAAGCTGATCGAGCTTCAGCCGGGCTACCGCGTCACCGGCGAGGCCGACAGCACGGCGGCCGCCTATCTCGCCTACCGCCGGGAGCCG is drawn from Methylopila sp. 73B and contains these coding sequences:
- a CDS encoding histidine kinase translates to MSLVAALVLRIFAVVALCLACAGAWTMIEANRVIRDEVTATAQRVEREARNLAWREVMFRGAQGSGAKLAFPEWRTADTLRIIGPGFCVTLAWTGDAPTRFCGGLSEVGEAPRWFEALNGALFGAVEPATRKVASGRHEVGTVEAEAEPGTVAWRAWRQVSVVIGVAGAMAIAIALLATLAIGHALRPVETIVRGLNRLEGGDHSVRLPHFAAREFAHVARAFNDLTERLARTTEARAAVTRRLFNVQEEERLALARDLHDEFGQCLTGARALAAAIASASARDRPDIAESAREIAGLSEGMAATLKNALARLRPPELDDVGLEHSLAHLVASWNARVAIAAQRPVFRLELAGDVDGAPEQAALTVYRIAQEGLTNAAKHGRPQEVRLRVERSAEPTDAVAVTVEDDGGGSAQDLGAGRGHGLVGIRERVDALGGRFDADATGRGVRISAVIPLARAGELRGPTIEHKAA